From Symphalangus syndactylus isolate Jambi chromosome 17, NHGRI_mSymSyn1-v2.1_pri, whole genome shotgun sequence, one genomic window encodes:
- the PTGES3 gene encoding prostaglandin E synthase 3 isoform X9: MQPASAKWYDRRDYVFIEFCVEDSKDVNVNFEKSKLTFSCLGGSDNFKHLNEIDLFHCIDPNDSKHKRTDRSILCCLRKGESGQSWPRLTKERAKMMNNMGGDEDVDLPEVDGADDDSQDSDDEKMPDLE, from the exons GCAACCTGCTTCTGCAAAGTGGTACGATCGAAGGGACTATGTCTTCATTGAATTTTGTGTTGAAGACAGTAAGGATGTTAatgtaaattttgaaaaatccAAACTTACATTCAG ttGTCTCGGAGGAAGTGATAATTTTAAGCATTTAAATGAAATTGATCTTTTTCACTGTATTGATCCAAAT GATTCCAAGCATAAAAGAACGGACAGATCAATTTTATGTTGTTTACGAAAAGGAGAATCTGGCCAGTCATGGCCAAGGTTAACAAAAGAAAGGGCAAAG ATGATGAACAACATGGGTGGTGATGAGGATGTAGATTTACCAGAAGTAGATGGAGCAGATGAT GATTCACAAGACAGTGATGATGAAA aaATGCCAGATCTGGAGTAA
- the PTGES3 gene encoding prostaglandin E synthase 3 isoform X6, with protein MFNLRQPASAKWYDRRDYVFIEFCVEDSKDVNVNFEKSKLTFSCLGGSDNFKHLNEIDLFHCIDPNDSKHKRTDRSILCCLRKGESGQSWPRLTKERAKLNWLSVDFNNWKDWEDDSDEDMSNFDRFSEDSQDSDDEKMPDLE; from the exons GCAACCTGCTTCTGCAAAGTGGTACGATCGAAGGGACTATGTCTTCATTGAATTTTGTGTTGAAGACAGTAAGGATGTTAatgtaaattttgaaaaatccAAACTTACATTCAG ttGTCTCGGAGGAAGTGATAATTTTAAGCATTTAAATGAAATTGATCTTTTTCACTGTATTGATCCAAAT GATTCCAAGCATAAAAGAACGGACAGATCAATTTTATGTTGTTTACGAAAAGGAGAATCTGGCCAGTCATGGCCAAGGTTAACAAAAGAAAGGGCAAAG CTTAATTGGCTTAGTGTCGACTTCAATAATTGGAAAGACTGGGAGGATGATTCAGATGAAGACATGTCTAATTTTGATCGTTTCTCTGAG GATTCACAAGACAGTGATGATGAAA aaATGCCAGATCTGGAGTAA
- the PTGES3 gene encoding prostaglandin E synthase 3 isoform X12: MQPASAKWYDRRDYVFIEFCVEDSKDVNVNFEKSKLTFSCLGGSDNFKHLNEIDLFHCIDPNDSKHKRTDRSILCCLRKGESGQSWPRLTKERAKDSQDSDDEKMPDLE; this comes from the exons GCAACCTGCTTCTGCAAAGTGGTACGATCGAAGGGACTATGTCTTCATTGAATTTTGTGTTGAAGACAGTAAGGATGTTAatgtaaattttgaaaaatccAAACTTACATTCAG ttGTCTCGGAGGAAGTGATAATTTTAAGCATTTAAATGAAATTGATCTTTTTCACTGTATTGATCCAAAT GATTCCAAGCATAAAAGAACGGACAGATCAATTTTATGTTGTTTACGAAAAGGAGAATCTGGCCAGTCATGGCCAAGGTTAACAAAAGAAAGGGCAAAG GATTCACAAGACAGTGATGATGAAA aaATGCCAGATCTGGAGTAA
- the PTGES3 gene encoding prostaglandin E synthase 3 isoform X2: MFNLRQPASAKWYDRRDYVFIEFCVEDSKDVNVNFEKSKLTFSCLGGSDNFKHLNEIDLFHCIDPNDSKHKRTDRSILCCLRKGESGQSWPRLTKERAKLNWLSVDFNNWKDWEDDSDEDMSNFDRFSEMMNNMGGDEDVDLPEVDGADDDSQDSDDEKMPDLE; this comes from the exons GCAACCTGCTTCTGCAAAGTGGTACGATCGAAGGGACTATGTCTTCATTGAATTTTGTGTTGAAGACAGTAAGGATGTTAatgtaaattttgaaaaatccAAACTTACATTCAG ttGTCTCGGAGGAAGTGATAATTTTAAGCATTTAAATGAAATTGATCTTTTTCACTGTATTGATCCAAAT GATTCCAAGCATAAAAGAACGGACAGATCAATTTTATGTTGTTTACGAAAAGGAGAATCTGGCCAGTCATGGCCAAGGTTAACAAAAGAAAGGGCAAAG CTTAATTGGCTTAGTGTCGACTTCAATAATTGGAAAGACTGGGAGGATGATTCAGATGAAGACATGTCTAATTTTGATCGTTTCTCTGAG ATGATGAACAACATGGGTGGTGATGAGGATGTAGATTTACCAGAAGTAGATGGAGCAGATGAT GATTCACAAGACAGTGATGATGAAA aaATGCCAGATCTGGAGTAA
- the PTGES3 gene encoding prostaglandin E synthase 3 isoform X4 has translation MVISTLRYKGERCSRQPASAKWYDRRDYVFIEFCVEDSKDVNVNFEKSKLTFSCLGGSDNFKHLNEIDLFHCIDPNDSKHKRTDRSILCCLRKGESGQSWPRLTKERAKLNWLSVDFNNWKDWEDDSDEDMSNFDRFSEDSQDSDDEKMPDLE, from the exons GCAACCTGCTTCTGCAAAGTGGTACGATCGAAGGGACTATGTCTTCATTGAATTTTGTGTTGAAGACAGTAAGGATGTTAatgtaaattttgaaaaatccAAACTTACATTCAG ttGTCTCGGAGGAAGTGATAATTTTAAGCATTTAAATGAAATTGATCTTTTTCACTGTATTGATCCAAAT GATTCCAAGCATAAAAGAACGGACAGATCAATTTTATGTTGTTTACGAAAAGGAGAATCTGGCCAGTCATGGCCAAGGTTAACAAAAGAAAGGGCAAAG CTTAATTGGCTTAGTGTCGACTTCAATAATTGGAAAGACTGGGAGGATGATTCAGATGAAGACATGTCTAATTTTGATCGTTTCTCTGAG GATTCACAAGACAGTGATGATGAAA aaATGCCAGATCTGGAGTAA
- the PTGES3 gene encoding prostaglandin E synthase 3 isoform X5: MVISTLRYKGERCSRQPASAKWYDRRDYVFIEFCVEDSKDVNVNFEKSKLTFSCLGGSDNFKHLNEIDLFHCIDPNDSKHKRTDRSILCCLRKGESGQSWPRLTKERAKMMNNMGGDEDVDLPEVDGADDDSQDSDDEKMPDLE; encoded by the exons GCAACCTGCTTCTGCAAAGTGGTACGATCGAAGGGACTATGTCTTCATTGAATTTTGTGTTGAAGACAGTAAGGATGTTAatgtaaattttgaaaaatccAAACTTACATTCAG ttGTCTCGGAGGAAGTGATAATTTTAAGCATTTAAATGAAATTGATCTTTTTCACTGTATTGATCCAAAT GATTCCAAGCATAAAAGAACGGACAGATCAATTTTATGTTGTTTACGAAAAGGAGAATCTGGCCAGTCATGGCCAAGGTTAACAAAAGAAAGGGCAAAG ATGATGAACAACATGGGTGGTGATGAGGATGTAGATTTACCAGAAGTAGATGGAGCAGATGAT GATTCACAAGACAGTGATGATGAAA aaATGCCAGATCTGGAGTAA
- the PTGES3 gene encoding prostaglandin E synthase 3 isoform X10 has product MQPASAKWYDRRDYVFIEFCVEDSKDVNVNFEKSKLTFSCLGGSDNFKHLNEIDLFHCIDPNLNWLSVDFNNWKDWEDDSDEDMSNFDRFSEMMNNMGGDEDVDLPEVDGADDDSQDSDDEKMPDLE; this is encoded by the exons GCAACCTGCTTCTGCAAAGTGGTACGATCGAAGGGACTATGTCTTCATTGAATTTTGTGTTGAAGACAGTAAGGATGTTAatgtaaattttgaaaaatccAAACTTACATTCAG ttGTCTCGGAGGAAGTGATAATTTTAAGCATTTAAATGAAATTGATCTTTTTCACTGTATTGATCCAAAT CTTAATTGGCTTAGTGTCGACTTCAATAATTGGAAAGACTGGGAGGATGATTCAGATGAAGACATGTCTAATTTTGATCGTTTCTCTGAG ATGATGAACAACATGGGTGGTGATGAGGATGTAGATTTACCAGAAGTAGATGGAGCAGATGAT GATTCACAAGACAGTGATGATGAAA aaATGCCAGATCTGGAGTAA
- the PTGES3 gene encoding prostaglandin E synthase 3 isoform X3: MQPASAKWYDRRDYVFIEFCVEDSKDVNVNFEKSKLTFSCLGGSDNFKHLNEIDLFHCIDPNDSKHKRTDRSILCCLRKGESGQSWPRLTKERAKLNWLSVDFNNWKDWEDDSDEDMSNFDRFSEMMNNMGGDEDVDLPEVDGADDDSQDSDDEKMPDLE, from the exons GCAACCTGCTTCTGCAAAGTGGTACGATCGAAGGGACTATGTCTTCATTGAATTTTGTGTTGAAGACAGTAAGGATGTTAatgtaaattttgaaaaatccAAACTTACATTCAG ttGTCTCGGAGGAAGTGATAATTTTAAGCATTTAAATGAAATTGATCTTTTTCACTGTATTGATCCAAAT GATTCCAAGCATAAAAGAACGGACAGATCAATTTTATGTTGTTTACGAAAAGGAGAATCTGGCCAGTCATGGCCAAGGTTAACAAAAGAAAGGGCAAAG CTTAATTGGCTTAGTGTCGACTTCAATAATTGGAAAGACTGGGAGGATGATTCAGATGAAGACATGTCTAATTTTGATCGTTTCTCTGAG ATGATGAACAACATGGGTGGTGATGAGGATGTAGATTTACCAGAAGTAGATGGAGCAGATGAT GATTCACAAGACAGTGATGATGAAA aaATGCCAGATCTGGAGTAA
- the PTGES3 gene encoding prostaglandin E synthase 3 isoform X7: protein MQPASAKWYDRRDYVFIEFCVEDSKDVNVNFEKSKLTFSCLGGSDNFKHLNEIDLFHCIDPNDSKHKRTDRSILCCLRKGESGQSWPRLTKERAKLNWLSVDFNNWKDWEDDSDEDMSNFDRFSEDSQDSDDEKMPDLE from the exons GCAACCTGCTTCTGCAAAGTGGTACGATCGAAGGGACTATGTCTTCATTGAATTTTGTGTTGAAGACAGTAAGGATGTTAatgtaaattttgaaaaatccAAACTTACATTCAG ttGTCTCGGAGGAAGTGATAATTTTAAGCATTTAAATGAAATTGATCTTTTTCACTGTATTGATCCAAAT GATTCCAAGCATAAAAGAACGGACAGATCAATTTTATGTTGTTTACGAAAAGGAGAATCTGGCCAGTCATGGCCAAGGTTAACAAAAGAAAGGGCAAAG CTTAATTGGCTTAGTGTCGACTTCAATAATTGGAAAGACTGGGAGGATGATTCAGATGAAGACATGTCTAATTTTGATCGTTTCTCTGAG GATTCACAAGACAGTGATGATGAAA aaATGCCAGATCTGGAGTAA
- the PTGES3 gene encoding prostaglandin E synthase 3 isoform X1: MVISTLRYKGERCSRQPASAKWYDRRDYVFIEFCVEDSKDVNVNFEKSKLTFSCLGGSDNFKHLNEIDLFHCIDPNDSKHKRTDRSILCCLRKGESGQSWPRLTKERAKLNWLSVDFNNWKDWEDDSDEDMSNFDRFSEMMNNMGGDEDVDLPEVDGADDDSQDSDDEKMPDLE, encoded by the exons GCAACCTGCTTCTGCAAAGTGGTACGATCGAAGGGACTATGTCTTCATTGAATTTTGTGTTGAAGACAGTAAGGATGTTAatgtaaattttgaaaaatccAAACTTACATTCAG ttGTCTCGGAGGAAGTGATAATTTTAAGCATTTAAATGAAATTGATCTTTTTCACTGTATTGATCCAAAT GATTCCAAGCATAAAAGAACGGACAGATCAATTTTATGTTGTTTACGAAAAGGAGAATCTGGCCAGTCATGGCCAAGGTTAACAAAAGAAAGGGCAAAG CTTAATTGGCTTAGTGTCGACTTCAATAATTGGAAAGACTGGGAGGATGATTCAGATGAAGACATGTCTAATTTTGATCGTTTCTCTGAG ATGATGAACAACATGGGTGGTGATGAGGATGTAGATTTACCAGAAGTAGATGGAGCAGATGAT GATTCACAAGACAGTGATGATGAAA aaATGCCAGATCTGGAGTAA
- the PTGES3 gene encoding prostaglandin E synthase 3 isoform X11 — protein sequence MFNLRQPASAKWYDRRDYVFIEFCVEDSKDVNVNFEKSKLTFSCLGGSDNFKHLNEIDLFHCIDPNDSKHKRTDRSILCCLRKGESGQSWPRLTKERAKDSQDSDDEKMPDLE from the exons GCAACCTGCTTCTGCAAAGTGGTACGATCGAAGGGACTATGTCTTCATTGAATTTTGTGTTGAAGACAGTAAGGATGTTAatgtaaattttgaaaaatccAAACTTACATTCAG ttGTCTCGGAGGAAGTGATAATTTTAAGCATTTAAATGAAATTGATCTTTTTCACTGTATTGATCCAAAT GATTCCAAGCATAAAAGAACGGACAGATCAATTTTATGTTGTTTACGAAAAGGAGAATCTGGCCAGTCATGGCCAAGGTTAACAAAAGAAAGGGCAAAG GATTCACAAGACAGTGATGATGAAA aaATGCCAGATCTGGAGTAA
- the PTGES3 gene encoding prostaglandin E synthase 3 isoform X8, translated as MFNLRQPASAKWYDRRDYVFIEFCVEDSKDVNVNFEKSKLTFSCLGGSDNFKHLNEIDLFHCIDPNDSKHKRTDRSILCCLRKGESGQSWPRLTKERAKMMNNMGGDEDVDLPEVDGADDDSQDSDDEKMPDLE; from the exons GCAACCTGCTTCTGCAAAGTGGTACGATCGAAGGGACTATGTCTTCATTGAATTTTGTGTTGAAGACAGTAAGGATGTTAatgtaaattttgaaaaatccAAACTTACATTCAG ttGTCTCGGAGGAAGTGATAATTTTAAGCATTTAAATGAAATTGATCTTTTTCACTGTATTGATCCAAAT GATTCCAAGCATAAAAGAACGGACAGATCAATTTTATGTTGTTTACGAAAAGGAGAATCTGGCCAGTCATGGCCAAGGTTAACAAAAGAAAGGGCAAAG ATGATGAACAACATGGGTGGTGATGAGGATGTAGATTTACCAGAAGTAGATGGAGCAGATGAT GATTCACAAGACAGTGATGATGAAA aaATGCCAGATCTGGAGTAA